Proteins from a genomic interval of Gossypium hirsutum isolate 1008001.06 chromosome A09, Gossypium_hirsutum_v2.1, whole genome shotgun sequence:
- the LOC107889652 gene encoding telomere repeat-binding protein 6 isoform X9: protein MVSQTRLEYGFIGYQVPVFPRASRSAREGETFVPPNCKKDQQNACKNRVLKEQEDEIQSSKCNLSDKETYNEKTLSGYHQIRTVNKFSHAPDQFNLKPYSSLKGFDKLANVSGRNANHSSELGISSLISGEFSVGQFEDARAELSIIQTVKSETLQPTGSLDALEMDCKPPHYFCSGSKTSLFKDWTTLGPSRRSDTIETVSRDDNGNYMADQRIKNLSSSRRWRVSPNLNDGKRRKIFHDGRTSYSRQRSKRISPLKRRDFFNQCRFSGSDRGFQLDDRFNSAADKRVDDDNYCAAIRVASSVASPHPHPGSRDRNVKLRIKSFKVPELLVEIPTTATVGSLKRSVMEAVTTVLGDGLHVGILLQGKKVRDDSKTLIQTGISRDGKHRNLGFMLEPRHAQIKLPRCLGEQGITSHATSFTLDPRTSSISLDPPVAGCINGAQRDHHLVPSLPNISASTTLPNSQSRVSVPAISGEALAVVPIHHRAGRREFVQRRIRRPFSVSEVEALVQAVEKLGTGRWRDVKLRAFDNAKHRTYVDLKDKWKTLVHTARISPQQRRGEPVPQELLDRVLAVHAYRSQQQAKQQQLKSGV from the exons ATGGTGTCACAGACAAGATTGGAATATGGTTTCATCGGCTACCAGGTGCCTGTGTTCCCTCGAGCTTCTAGATCAGCAAGG GAAGGTGAAACTTTTGTGCCTCCTAACTGTAAAAAGGATCAGCAAAATGCTTGTAAGAATCGTGTTTTAAAGGAACAAGAGGATGAGATTCAATCATCGAAGTGCAACCTTTCCGATAAGGAAACGTACAATGAAAAAACTTTATCTGGTTATCACCAAATCCGTACAGTGAATAAGTTCTCACATGCTCCAGACCAGTTTAATTTGAAACCCTATTCAAGTTTAAAGGGCTTCGATAAGTTGGCCAATGTCAGTGGTAGAAACGCAAACCATTCTTCTGAATTAGGCATTTCTTCTCTTATATCTGGGGAATTTTCTGTAGGGCAATTTGAGGATGCAAGAGCTGAACTTTCAATCATTCAAACTGTAAAAAGTGAAACTCTTCAGCCTACAGGCAGTTTGGATGCGTTGGAAATGGACTGTAAACCTCCTCATTATTTCTGTTCAGGAAGCAAGACATCATTGTTCAAGGATTGGACAACTCTGGGTCCTTCTAGGCGTTCTGATACTATAGAGACAGTTAGTAGAGATGATAACGGAAATTACATGGCAGATCAAAGAATTAAGAACCTGTCTTCATCCAGACGTTGGAGAGTATCTCCGAATTTGAATG ATGGGAAAAGAAGAAAGATTTTCCACGATGGGAGAACTAGTTATAGTCGTCAAAGATCGAAGAGGATCTCTCCTTTGAAGAGAAGGGATTTCTTTAATCAATGCCGCTTCTCTGGGTCGGATCGAGGCTTTCAGCTTGATGACAGATTCAATTCTGCTGCTGACAAGAGAGTCGATGATGATAATTATTGTGCAG CCATTAGAGTGGCATCCTCAGTTGCAAGTCCACATCCACATCCTGGGTCCAGAGACCGTAATG TGAAGCTTCGGATTAAATCCTTCAAGGTTCCAGAACTTCTTGTTGAGATTCCTACAACCGCCACTGTTGGTTCACTGAAA AGGTCAGTCATGGAAGCAGTGACTACTGTACTTGGAGATGGCTTACATGTCGGCATCCTTCTTCAAGGAAAGAAGGTTAGAGATGACAGTAAAACTCTAATTCAGACTGGTATTTCTCGAGATGGCAAGCATCGTAATTTGGGATTTATGTTGGAGCCCAGGCACGCACAAATTAAACTACCTCGATGCTTGGGAGAGCAGGGGATAACAAG TCATGCGACATCTTTTACTCTAGATCCGAGGACTTCTAGCATCTCCCTTGATCCTCCTGTGGCTGGTTGCATCAATGGTGCTCAAAGGGACCATCACCTAGTTCCCTCTCTTCCCAATATATCAGCTAGTACTACTCTTCCGAATTCCCAATCTCGAGTATCAGTCCCAGCCATTAGTGGGGAGGCATTGGCTGTGGTTCCGATTCATCACAGAGCTGGGCGTCGCGAGTTTGTCCAGCGGCGTATCAGAAGACCCTTCTCTGTTTCAGAAGTAGAAGCATTGGTTCAGGCAGTTGAGAAACTAGGAACCGGAAG gtGGCGTGATGTCAAATTACGTGCTTTTGACAACGCAAAGCATCGTACATATGTGGATTTGAAG GATAAGTGGAAGACATTGGTCCATACAGCAAGAATCTCTCCTCAGCAAAGGAGAGGAGAACCCGTGCCACAAGAGCTTTTGGACAGGGTCCTTGCGGTCCATGCCTATCGGTCCCAACAGCAGGCTAAGCAACAGCAACTAAAATCAGGTGTCTGA
- the LOC107889652 gene encoding telomere repeat-binding protein 2 isoform X5 has product MVSQTRLEYGFIGYQVPVFPRASRSARVRVPIRKKSGNNEKHAFEILVSVAGDFLQEGETFVPPNCKKDQQNACKNRVLKEQEDEIQSSKCNLSDKETYNEKTLSGYHQIRTVNKFSHAPDQFNLKPYSSLKGFDKLANVSGRNANHSSELGISSLISGEFSVGQFEDARAELSIIQTVKSETLQPTGSLDALEMDCKPPHYFCSGSKTSLFKDWTTLGPSRRSDTIETVSRDDNGNYMADQRIKNLSSSRRWRVSPNLNDGKRRKIFHDGRTSYSRQRSKRISPLKRRDFFNQCRFSGSDRGFQLDDRFNSAADKRVDDDNYCAAIRVASSVASPHPHPGSRDRNVKLRIKSFKVPELLVEIPTTATVGSLKRSVMEAVTTVLGDGLHVGILLQGKKVRDDSKTLIQTGISRDGKHRNLGFMLEPRHAQIKLPRCLGEQGITSHATSFTLDPRTSSISLDPPVAGCINGAQRDHHLVPSLPNISASTTLPNSQSRVSVPAISGEALAVVPIHHRAGRREFVQRRIRRPFSVSEVEALVQAVEKLGTGRWRDVKLRAFDNAKHRTYVDLKDKWKTLVHTARISPQQRRGEPVPQELLDRVLAVHAYRSQQQAKQQQLKSGV; this is encoded by the exons ATGGTGTCACAGACAAGATTGGAATATGGTTTCATCGGCTACCAGGTGCCTGTGTTCCCTCGAGCTTCTAGATCAGCAAGG GTTAGGGTGCCAATTAGGAAGAAAAGTGGGAACAATGAGAAACATGCTTTCGAAATTTTGGTTAGTGTAGCTGGTGATTTTTTGCAGGAAGGTGAAACTTTTGTGCCTCCTAACTGTAAAAAGGATCAGCAAAATGCTTGTAAGAATCGTGTTTTAAAGGAACAAGAGGATGAGATTCAATCATCGAAGTGCAACCTTTCCGATAAGGAAACGTACAATGAAAAAACTTTATCTGGTTATCACCAAATCCGTACAGTGAATAAGTTCTCACATGCTCCAGACCAGTTTAATTTGAAACCCTATTCAAGTTTAAAGGGCTTCGATAAGTTGGCCAATGTCAGTGGTAGAAACGCAAACCATTCTTCTGAATTAGGCATTTCTTCTCTTATATCTGGGGAATTTTCTGTAGGGCAATTTGAGGATGCAAGAGCTGAACTTTCAATCATTCAAACTGTAAAAAGTGAAACTCTTCAGCCTACAGGCAGTTTGGATGCGTTGGAAATGGACTGTAAACCTCCTCATTATTTCTGTTCAGGAAGCAAGACATCATTGTTCAAGGATTGGACAACTCTGGGTCCTTCTAGGCGTTCTGATACTATAGAGACAGTTAGTAGAGATGATAACGGAAATTACATGGCAGATCAAAGAATTAAGAACCTGTCTTCATCCAGACGTTGGAGAGTATCTCCGAATTTGAATG ATGGGAAAAGAAGAAAGATTTTCCACGATGGGAGAACTAGTTATAGTCGTCAAAGATCGAAGAGGATCTCTCCTTTGAAGAGAAGGGATTTCTTTAATCAATGCCGCTTCTCTGGGTCGGATCGAGGCTTTCAGCTTGATGACAGATTCAATTCTGCTGCTGACAAGAGAGTCGATGATGATAATTATTGTGCAG CCATTAGAGTGGCATCCTCAGTTGCAAGTCCACATCCACATCCTGGGTCCAGAGACCGTAATG TGAAGCTTCGGATTAAATCCTTCAAGGTTCCAGAACTTCTTGTTGAGATTCCTACAACCGCCACTGTTGGTTCACTGAAA AGGTCAGTCATGGAAGCAGTGACTACTGTACTTGGAGATGGCTTACATGTCGGCATCCTTCTTCAAGGAAAGAAGGTTAGAGATGACAGTAAAACTCTAATTCAGACTGGTATTTCTCGAGATGGCAAGCATCGTAATTTGGGATTTATGTTGGAGCCCAGGCACGCACAAATTAAACTACCTCGATGCTTGGGAGAGCAGGGGATAACAAG TCATGCGACATCTTTTACTCTAGATCCGAGGACTTCTAGCATCTCCCTTGATCCTCCTGTGGCTGGTTGCATCAATGGTGCTCAAAGGGACCATCACCTAGTTCCCTCTCTTCCCAATATATCAGCTAGTACTACTCTTCCGAATTCCCAATCTCGAGTATCAGTCCCAGCCATTAGTGGGGAGGCATTGGCTGTGGTTCCGATTCATCACAGAGCTGGGCGTCGCGAGTTTGTCCAGCGGCGTATCAGAAGACCCTTCTCTGTTTCAGAAGTAGAAGCATTGGTTCAGGCAGTTGAGAAACTAGGAACCGGAAG gtGGCGTGATGTCAAATTACGTGCTTTTGACAACGCAAAGCATCGTACATATGTGGATTTGAAG GATAAGTGGAAGACATTGGTCCATACAGCAAGAATCTCTCCTCAGCAAAGGAGAGGAGAACCCGTGCCACAAGAGCTTTTGGACAGGGTCCTTGCGGTCCATGCCTATCGGTCCCAACAGCAGGCTAAGCAACAGCAACTAAAATCAGGTGTCTGA
- the LOC107889652 gene encoding telomere repeat-binding protein 2 isoform X2, whose amino-acid sequence MSNMVSQTRLEYGFIGYQVPVFPRASRSARVRVPIRKKSGNNEKHAFEILVSVAGDFLQEGETFVPPNCKKDQQNACKNRVLKEQEDEIQSSKCNLSDKETYNEKTLSGYHQIRTVNKFSHAPDQFNLKPYSSLKGFDKLANVSGRNANHSSELGISSLISGEFSVGQFEDARAELSIIQTVKSETLQPTGSLDALEMDCKPPHYFCSGSKTSLFKDWTTLGPSRRSDTIETVSRDDNGNYMADQRIKNLSSSRRWRVSPNLNGGASFRNDGKRRKIFHDGRTSYSRQRSKRISPLKRRDFFNQCRFSGSDRGFQLDDRFNSAADKRVDDDNYCAAIRVASSVASPHPHPGSRDRNVKLRIKSFKVPELLVEIPTTATVGSLKRSVMEAVTTVLGDGLHVGILLQGKKVRDDSKTLIQTGISRDGKHRNLGFMLEPRHAQIKLPRCLGEQGITSHATSFTLDPRTSSISLDPPVAGCINGAQRDHHLVPSLPNISASTTLPNSQSRVSVPAISGEALAVVPIHHRAGRREFVQRRIRRPFSVSEVEALVQAVEKLGTGRWRDVKLRAFDNAKHRTYVDLKDKWKTLVHTARISPQQRRGEPVPQELLDRVLAVHAYRSQQQAKQQQLKSGV is encoded by the exons ATGTCTA ACATGGTGTCACAGACAAGATTGGAATATGGTTTCATCGGCTACCAGGTGCCTGTGTTCCCTCGAGCTTCTAGATCAGCAAGG GTTAGGGTGCCAATTAGGAAGAAAAGTGGGAACAATGAGAAACATGCTTTCGAAATTTTGGTTAGTGTAGCTGGTGATTTTTTGCAGGAAGGTGAAACTTTTGTGCCTCCTAACTGTAAAAAGGATCAGCAAAATGCTTGTAAGAATCGTGTTTTAAAGGAACAAGAGGATGAGATTCAATCATCGAAGTGCAACCTTTCCGATAAGGAAACGTACAATGAAAAAACTTTATCTGGTTATCACCAAATCCGTACAGTGAATAAGTTCTCACATGCTCCAGACCAGTTTAATTTGAAACCCTATTCAAGTTTAAAGGGCTTCGATAAGTTGGCCAATGTCAGTGGTAGAAACGCAAACCATTCTTCTGAATTAGGCATTTCTTCTCTTATATCTGGGGAATTTTCTGTAGGGCAATTTGAGGATGCAAGAGCTGAACTTTCAATCATTCAAACTGTAAAAAGTGAAACTCTTCAGCCTACAGGCAGTTTGGATGCGTTGGAAATGGACTGTAAACCTCCTCATTATTTCTGTTCAGGAAGCAAGACATCATTGTTCAAGGATTGGACAACTCTGGGTCCTTCTAGGCGTTCTGATACTATAGAGACAGTTAGTAGAGATGATAACGGAAATTACATGGCAGATCAAAGAATTAAGAACCTGTCTTCATCCAGACGTTGGAGAGTATCTCCGAATTTGAATGGTGGGGCTTCCTTTAGAAATG ATGGGAAAAGAAGAAAGATTTTCCACGATGGGAGAACTAGTTATAGTCGTCAAAGATCGAAGAGGATCTCTCCTTTGAAGAGAAGGGATTTCTTTAATCAATGCCGCTTCTCTGGGTCGGATCGAGGCTTTCAGCTTGATGACAGATTCAATTCTGCTGCTGACAAGAGAGTCGATGATGATAATTATTGTGCAG CCATTAGAGTGGCATCCTCAGTTGCAAGTCCACATCCACATCCTGGGTCCAGAGACCGTAATG TGAAGCTTCGGATTAAATCCTTCAAGGTTCCAGAACTTCTTGTTGAGATTCCTACAACCGCCACTGTTGGTTCACTGAAA AGGTCAGTCATGGAAGCAGTGACTACTGTACTTGGAGATGGCTTACATGTCGGCATCCTTCTTCAAGGAAAGAAGGTTAGAGATGACAGTAAAACTCTAATTCAGACTGGTATTTCTCGAGATGGCAAGCATCGTAATTTGGGATTTATGTTGGAGCCCAGGCACGCACAAATTAAACTACCTCGATGCTTGGGAGAGCAGGGGATAACAAG TCATGCGACATCTTTTACTCTAGATCCGAGGACTTCTAGCATCTCCCTTGATCCTCCTGTGGCTGGTTGCATCAATGGTGCTCAAAGGGACCATCACCTAGTTCCCTCTCTTCCCAATATATCAGCTAGTACTACTCTTCCGAATTCCCAATCTCGAGTATCAGTCCCAGCCATTAGTGGGGAGGCATTGGCTGTGGTTCCGATTCATCACAGAGCTGGGCGTCGCGAGTTTGTCCAGCGGCGTATCAGAAGACCCTTCTCTGTTTCAGAAGTAGAAGCATTGGTTCAGGCAGTTGAGAAACTAGGAACCGGAAG gtGGCGTGATGTCAAATTACGTGCTTTTGACAACGCAAAGCATCGTACATATGTGGATTTGAAG GATAAGTGGAAGACATTGGTCCATACAGCAAGAATCTCTCCTCAGCAAAGGAGAGGAGAACCCGTGCCACAAGAGCTTTTGGACAGGGTCCTTGCGGTCCATGCCTATCGGTCCCAACAGCAGGCTAAGCAACAGCAACTAAAATCAGGTGTCTGA
- the LOC107889652 gene encoding telomere repeat-binding protein 6 isoform X7 — translation MVSQTRLEYGFIGYQVPVFPRASRSAREGETFVPPNCKKDQQNACKNRVLKEQEDEIQSSKCNLSDKETYNEKTLSGYHQIRTVNKFSHAPDQFNLKPYSSLKGFDKLANVSGRNANHSSELGISSLISGEFSVGQFEDARAELSIIQTVKSETLQPTGSLDALEMDCKPPHYFCSGSKTSLFKDWTTLGPSRRSDTIETVSRDDNGNYMADQRIKNLSSSRRWRVSPNLNGGASFRNDGKRRKIFHDGRTSYSRQRSKRISPLKRRDFFNQCRFSGSDRGFQLDDRFNSAADKRVDDDNYCAAIRVASSVASPHPHPGSRDRNVKLRIKSFKVPELLVEIPTTATVGSLKRSVMEAVTTVLGDGLHVGILLQGKKVRDDSKTLIQTGISRDGKHRNLGFMLEPRHAQIKLPRCLGEQGITSHATSFTLDPRTSSISLDPPVAGCINGAQRDHHLVPSLPNISASTTLPNSQSRVSVPAISGEALAVVPIHHRAGRREFVQRRIRRPFSVSEVEALVQAVEKLGTGRWRDVKLRAFDNAKHRTYVDLKDKWKTLVHTARISPQQRRGEPVPQELLDRVLAVHAYRSQQQAKQQQLKSGV, via the exons ATGGTGTCACAGACAAGATTGGAATATGGTTTCATCGGCTACCAGGTGCCTGTGTTCCCTCGAGCTTCTAGATCAGCAAGG GAAGGTGAAACTTTTGTGCCTCCTAACTGTAAAAAGGATCAGCAAAATGCTTGTAAGAATCGTGTTTTAAAGGAACAAGAGGATGAGATTCAATCATCGAAGTGCAACCTTTCCGATAAGGAAACGTACAATGAAAAAACTTTATCTGGTTATCACCAAATCCGTACAGTGAATAAGTTCTCACATGCTCCAGACCAGTTTAATTTGAAACCCTATTCAAGTTTAAAGGGCTTCGATAAGTTGGCCAATGTCAGTGGTAGAAACGCAAACCATTCTTCTGAATTAGGCATTTCTTCTCTTATATCTGGGGAATTTTCTGTAGGGCAATTTGAGGATGCAAGAGCTGAACTTTCAATCATTCAAACTGTAAAAAGTGAAACTCTTCAGCCTACAGGCAGTTTGGATGCGTTGGAAATGGACTGTAAACCTCCTCATTATTTCTGTTCAGGAAGCAAGACATCATTGTTCAAGGATTGGACAACTCTGGGTCCTTCTAGGCGTTCTGATACTATAGAGACAGTTAGTAGAGATGATAACGGAAATTACATGGCAGATCAAAGAATTAAGAACCTGTCTTCATCCAGACGTTGGAGAGTATCTCCGAATTTGAATGGTGGGGCTTCCTTTAGAAATG ATGGGAAAAGAAGAAAGATTTTCCACGATGGGAGAACTAGTTATAGTCGTCAAAGATCGAAGAGGATCTCTCCTTTGAAGAGAAGGGATTTCTTTAATCAATGCCGCTTCTCTGGGTCGGATCGAGGCTTTCAGCTTGATGACAGATTCAATTCTGCTGCTGACAAGAGAGTCGATGATGATAATTATTGTGCAG CCATTAGAGTGGCATCCTCAGTTGCAAGTCCACATCCACATCCTGGGTCCAGAGACCGTAATG TGAAGCTTCGGATTAAATCCTTCAAGGTTCCAGAACTTCTTGTTGAGATTCCTACAACCGCCACTGTTGGTTCACTGAAA AGGTCAGTCATGGAAGCAGTGACTACTGTACTTGGAGATGGCTTACATGTCGGCATCCTTCTTCAAGGAAAGAAGGTTAGAGATGACAGTAAAACTCTAATTCAGACTGGTATTTCTCGAGATGGCAAGCATCGTAATTTGGGATTTATGTTGGAGCCCAGGCACGCACAAATTAAACTACCTCGATGCTTGGGAGAGCAGGGGATAACAAG TCATGCGACATCTTTTACTCTAGATCCGAGGACTTCTAGCATCTCCCTTGATCCTCCTGTGGCTGGTTGCATCAATGGTGCTCAAAGGGACCATCACCTAGTTCCCTCTCTTCCCAATATATCAGCTAGTACTACTCTTCCGAATTCCCAATCTCGAGTATCAGTCCCAGCCATTAGTGGGGAGGCATTGGCTGTGGTTCCGATTCATCACAGAGCTGGGCGTCGCGAGTTTGTCCAGCGGCGTATCAGAAGACCCTTCTCTGTTTCAGAAGTAGAAGCATTGGTTCAGGCAGTTGAGAAACTAGGAACCGGAAG gtGGCGTGATGTCAAATTACGTGCTTTTGACAACGCAAAGCATCGTACATATGTGGATTTGAAG GATAAGTGGAAGACATTGGTCCATACAGCAAGAATCTCTCCTCAGCAAAGGAGAGGAGAACCCGTGCCACAAGAGCTTTTGGACAGGGTCCTTGCGGTCCATGCCTATCGGTCCCAACAGCAGGCTAAGCAACAGCAACTAAAATCAGGTGTCTGA
- the LOC107889652 gene encoding telomere repeat-binding protein 2 isoform X3, producing the protein MVSQTRLEYGFIGYQVPVFPRASRSARVRVPIRKKSGNNEKHAFEILVSVAGDFLQEGETFVPPNCKKDQQNACKNRVLKEQEDEIQSSKCNLSDKETYNEKTLSGYHQIRTVNKFSHAPDQFNLKPYSSLKGFDKLANVSGRNANHSSELGISSLISGEFSVGQFEDARAELSIIQTVKSETLQPTGSLDALEMDCKPPHYFCSGSKTSLFKDWTTLGPSRRSDTIETVSRDDNGNYMADQRIKNLSSSRRWRVSPNLNGGASFRNDGKRRKIFHDGRTSYSRQRSKRISPLKRRDFFNQCRFSGSDRGFQLDDRFNSAADKRVDDDNYCAAIRVASSVASPHPHPGSRDRNVKLRIKSFKVPELLVEIPTTATVGSLKRSVMEAVTTVLGDGLHVGILLQGKKVRDDSKTLIQTGISRDGKHRNLGFMLEPRHAQIKLPRCLGEQGITSHATSFTLDPRTSSISLDPPVAGCINGAQRDHHLVPSLPNISASTTLPNSQSRVSVPAISGEALAVVPIHHRAGRREFVQRRIRRPFSVSEVEALVQAVEKLGTGRWRDVKLRAFDNAKHRTYVDLKDKWKTLVHTARISPQQRRGEPVPQELLDRVLAVHAYRSQQQAKQQQLKSGV; encoded by the exons ATGGTGTCACAGACAAGATTGGAATATGGTTTCATCGGCTACCAGGTGCCTGTGTTCCCTCGAGCTTCTAGATCAGCAAGG GTTAGGGTGCCAATTAGGAAGAAAAGTGGGAACAATGAGAAACATGCTTTCGAAATTTTGGTTAGTGTAGCTGGTGATTTTTTGCAGGAAGGTGAAACTTTTGTGCCTCCTAACTGTAAAAAGGATCAGCAAAATGCTTGTAAGAATCGTGTTTTAAAGGAACAAGAGGATGAGATTCAATCATCGAAGTGCAACCTTTCCGATAAGGAAACGTACAATGAAAAAACTTTATCTGGTTATCACCAAATCCGTACAGTGAATAAGTTCTCACATGCTCCAGACCAGTTTAATTTGAAACCCTATTCAAGTTTAAAGGGCTTCGATAAGTTGGCCAATGTCAGTGGTAGAAACGCAAACCATTCTTCTGAATTAGGCATTTCTTCTCTTATATCTGGGGAATTTTCTGTAGGGCAATTTGAGGATGCAAGAGCTGAACTTTCAATCATTCAAACTGTAAAAAGTGAAACTCTTCAGCCTACAGGCAGTTTGGATGCGTTGGAAATGGACTGTAAACCTCCTCATTATTTCTGTTCAGGAAGCAAGACATCATTGTTCAAGGATTGGACAACTCTGGGTCCTTCTAGGCGTTCTGATACTATAGAGACAGTTAGTAGAGATGATAACGGAAATTACATGGCAGATCAAAGAATTAAGAACCTGTCTTCATCCAGACGTTGGAGAGTATCTCCGAATTTGAATGGTGGGGCTTCCTTTAGAAATG ATGGGAAAAGAAGAAAGATTTTCCACGATGGGAGAACTAGTTATAGTCGTCAAAGATCGAAGAGGATCTCTCCTTTGAAGAGAAGGGATTTCTTTAATCAATGCCGCTTCTCTGGGTCGGATCGAGGCTTTCAGCTTGATGACAGATTCAATTCTGCTGCTGACAAGAGAGTCGATGATGATAATTATTGTGCAG CCATTAGAGTGGCATCCTCAGTTGCAAGTCCACATCCACATCCTGGGTCCAGAGACCGTAATG TGAAGCTTCGGATTAAATCCTTCAAGGTTCCAGAACTTCTTGTTGAGATTCCTACAACCGCCACTGTTGGTTCACTGAAA AGGTCAGTCATGGAAGCAGTGACTACTGTACTTGGAGATGGCTTACATGTCGGCATCCTTCTTCAAGGAAAGAAGGTTAGAGATGACAGTAAAACTCTAATTCAGACTGGTATTTCTCGAGATGGCAAGCATCGTAATTTGGGATTTATGTTGGAGCCCAGGCACGCACAAATTAAACTACCTCGATGCTTGGGAGAGCAGGGGATAACAAG TCATGCGACATCTTTTACTCTAGATCCGAGGACTTCTAGCATCTCCCTTGATCCTCCTGTGGCTGGTTGCATCAATGGTGCTCAAAGGGACCATCACCTAGTTCCCTCTCTTCCCAATATATCAGCTAGTACTACTCTTCCGAATTCCCAATCTCGAGTATCAGTCCCAGCCATTAGTGGGGAGGCATTGGCTGTGGTTCCGATTCATCACAGAGCTGGGCGTCGCGAGTTTGTCCAGCGGCGTATCAGAAGACCCTTCTCTGTTTCAGAAGTAGAAGCATTGGTTCAGGCAGTTGAGAAACTAGGAACCGGAAG gtGGCGTGATGTCAAATTACGTGCTTTTGACAACGCAAAGCATCGTACATATGTGGATTTGAAG GATAAGTGGAAGACATTGGTCCATACAGCAAGAATCTCTCCTCAGCAAAGGAGAGGAGAACCCGTGCCACAAGAGCTTTTGGACAGGGTCCTTGCGGTCCATGCCTATCGGTCCCAACAGCAGGCTAAGCAACAGCAACTAAAATCAGGTGTCTGA